In Gemmatimonadaceae bacterium, one genomic interval encodes:
- a CDS encoding superoxide dismutase, with amino-acid sequence MAHTLPALPYAPEALEPHIDSQTMQIHHGKHHQAYVTNLNAAIEKAPELASWSLDDLCRKINEVPEAVRTAVRNNGGGHWNHSLFWQLMAPHAGGEPTGALADAITKAFGSFATFKEQFQAAGMGRFGSGWAWLVKGNDGALSIMSTPNQDNPLMEGKHALLGVDVWEHAYYLKYQNRRADYLSAFWSVVNWSEVAKRFG; translated from the coding sequence ATGGCCCATACCCTGCCCGCGCTGCCGTACGCGCCCGAAGCGCTCGAGCCGCATATCGATTCGCAGACGATGCAGATCCACCATGGCAAGCATCATCAGGCCTACGTGACGAATCTCAACGCCGCCATCGAGAAGGCGCCGGAGCTCGCGTCGTGGTCGCTCGACGATCTGTGCCGCAAGATCAACGAGGTGCCGGAGGCGGTGCGCACCGCGGTGCGCAACAACGGCGGTGGGCACTGGAACCACTCGCTCTTCTGGCAGCTGATGGCACCGCATGCCGGCGGTGAGCCGACGGGTGCGCTCGCCGACGCGATCACGAAGGCGTTCGGCTCGTTCGCCACGTTCAAGGAGCAGTTCCAGGCGGCCGGCATGGGTCGCTTCGGCTCCGGCTGGGCGTGGCTCGTGAAGGGCAACGACGGCGCGCTGTCGATCATGAGCACGCCGAACCAGGACAACCCGCTCATGGAAGGCAAGCACGCCCTCCTCGGCGTGGACGTGTGGGAGCACGCGTACTACCTCAAGTACCAGAACCGGCGCGCGGATTACCTCAGCGCATTCTGGTCCGTCGTGAACTGGAGTGAAGTGGCGAAGCGGTTCGGTTGA
- a CDS encoding membrane dipeptidase: MTSRREFLHTGLLATAGAAFLPRMVGGTPAQPASAPLTFDLHTHPGMFPNHGKPGYVVDSFAGTVRGMNTGHLSGAFFSLVGDAPLIESTPKGVQVRGAYAAGEARAEYPRQLALVKAQIRETNAFLALRADDLVRAQREQKVAAFLACEGGEFVDGDPERVDLFHADGLRSLQIVHYVPSALGDLQTQPAQHHGLSALGKAVVKRCNARRLLVDVAHASFETVRDVVSLTTAPIMLSHSILNRGDPSRLLAARSISEEHAKLVASTGGVIGAWPSGYNTSFEEFVDNTKRLIDVVGIDHVGLGTDMDGNLNPVFSAYTQLAQWGDALMQRGLRRDEVNKVLGGNMLRLLRTVIG; this comes from the coding sequence ATGACGTCTCGTCGTGAGTTTCTGCACACCGGGTTGCTCGCCACCGCCGGGGCCGCGTTCCTGCCACGCATGGTCGGCGGCACACCGGCGCAGCCCGCATCGGCCCCACTCACCTTCGATCTGCATACGCACCCGGGGATGTTCCCGAACCACGGGAAGCCGGGCTATGTGGTCGATTCATTTGCGGGGACCGTGCGCGGCATGAACACCGGGCACCTGTCGGGCGCGTTCTTCAGTCTGGTGGGTGATGCGCCGCTGATCGAGTCGACGCCCAAGGGGGTGCAGGTGCGTGGCGCGTACGCCGCCGGCGAGGCCCGCGCGGAGTATCCGCGCCAGCTGGCGCTGGTGAAGGCGCAGATTCGCGAGACGAATGCCTTTTTGGCGCTGCGCGCCGACGATCTGGTGCGCGCCCAGCGCGAACAGAAGGTGGCGGCCTTTCTGGCCTGCGAGGGCGGTGAGTTTGTGGACGGCGACCCGGAGCGCGTCGATCTCTTTCATGCCGACGGACTGCGCTCACTCCAGATCGTGCATTACGTACCCAGCGCCCTCGGCGATCTGCAGACGCAGCCCGCGCAGCACCACGGGCTGTCGGCGCTCGGGAAGGCGGTCGTGAAGCGCTGCAACGCGCGTCGGCTGCTCGTCGACGTGGCGCATGCGTCGTTCGAGACGGTACGGGATGTGGTATCGCTGACGACAGCGCCGATCATGCTGTCGCACAGTATCCTGAATCGCGGGGATCCCTCGCGCCTGCTCGCCGCGCGGTCCATTTCGGAGGAGCACGCCAAGTTGGTCGCCAGCACGGGGGGCGTCATCGGCGCGTGGCCGAGCGGCTACAACACGAGCTTCGAGGAGTTCGTCGACAACACGAAGCGGTTGATCGATGTCGTCGGCATCGATCACGTCGGGCTGGGCACCGATATGGACGGCAATCTCAATCCCGTCTTCAGCGCCTATACCCAACTCGCGCAGTGGGGGGACGCCCTGATGCAGCGCGGATTGCGGCGCGACGAGGTCAACAAGGTGCTCGGCGGCAATATGCTCCGGCTGCTGCGCACGGTGATCGGCTAG
- a CDS encoding DUF502 domain-containing protein, with product MRRLVGYFARGLVLLAPLAVTIWICWLVFTRVDGWLGLPIPGAGFLATIVLITLVGFLGSNLLTRSAVGALEAIMARLPFVRLLYGSTKDLLNAFVGEKRRFDKPVLVKVSTDGSVRLVGFLTQESLVHLGLSSHVAVYCPHSYNFSGQLYVVPSAHVEPIDVTSADAMAFVVSGGVSGLVPASQSTGEFAAVRLPRS from the coding sequence ATGCGACGGTTGGTTGGCTACTTCGCGAGGGGGCTGGTCCTGCTCGCCCCCCTGGCGGTGACCATCTGGATCTGCTGGCTGGTCTTTACCCGCGTGGATGGGTGGCTGGGGCTCCCGATTCCCGGCGCGGGATTCCTCGCCACGATCGTCCTGATCACGCTGGTCGGCTTTCTCGGCTCGAACCTGCTGACCCGATCGGCCGTGGGCGCGCTCGAGGCCATCATGGCCCGCCTGCCGTTCGTCCGCCTGCTTTACGGCTCGACGAAGGATCTGTTGAACGCGTTCGTCGGGGAGAAGCGCCGCTTTGACAAGCCGGTGCTGGTGAAGGTGAGCACCGACGGCAGCGTGCGGCTGGTCGGCTTCCTGACGCAGGAGTCGCTGGTCCACCTCGGCCTCTCCTCGCACGTGGCCGTGTACTGTCCGCATTCCTACAACTTTTCGGGCCAGCTGTACGTGGTCCCATCGGCGCACGTCGAGCCGATCGACGTGACGAGCGCAGATGCGATGGCGTTCGTGGTCTCCGGTGGCGTGTCCGGGCTCGTACCGGCGTCGCAGTCCACGGGCGAGTTTGCCGCCGTACGCCTCCCGCGCAGCTGA
- a CDS encoding TIGR00266 family protein: MAADEIDYQIIGDDLQAVIVTLDPGEAVFAEAGAMMFMREGITMATTLDPNARSGSLFDKLVGAGKRVLAGDSFFVTLFGNSGARRADVAFAAPYPGKIVPLNLRDWGGTVMAQKDSFLCAARGIDISVAFTRKIGAGFFGGEGFILQKLTGDGLAFLHASGTLHAIDLAPGETLRVDTGCLVAFQPTVDYDIQRVPGIKTALFGGEGLFFVQLTGPGRVILQTLPFSRLADRIIAAAPRAGGRSREEGSVLGGLGALLDGDN; this comes from the coding sequence ATGGCGGCTGACGAAATCGACTACCAGATCATTGGCGATGACCTGCAGGCGGTAATCGTGACCCTCGACCCCGGCGAGGCGGTATTCGCCGAGGCCGGCGCGATGATGTTCATGCGCGAAGGGATCACGATGGCCACCACGCTCGATCCGAACGCGCGCAGCGGCTCGCTGTTCGACAAGCTGGTGGGCGCCGGCAAGCGCGTCCTGGCCGGTGACTCGTTCTTCGTCACGCTCTTCGGCAACAGCGGTGCCCGCCGCGCCGATGTGGCCTTCGCCGCCCCGTATCCGGGCAAGATCGTGCCCCTCAACCTCCGGGATTGGGGTGGCACCGTGATGGCCCAGAAGGACAGCTTCCTCTGCGCCGCCCGCGGCATCGACATCTCGGTGGCCTTCACCCGGAAGATCGGCGCCGGCTTCTTTGGCGGCGAAGGCTTCATCCTGCAGAAGCTCACCGGCGATGGCCTGGCCTTCCTGCACGCCTCGGGGACGCTCCATGCGATCGATCTGGCGCCGGGGGAGACGTTGCGGGTGGACACCGGTTGCCTGGTGGCCTTCCAGCCGACGGTGGACTACGACATCCAGCGCGTGCCGGGGATCAAGACGGCATTGTTCGGGGGCGAAGGATTGTTCTTCGTCCAGCTCACCGGCCCGGGCCGCGTGATCCTCCAGACGCTGCCGTTCTCGCGCCTGGCGGACCGGATCATCGCCGCCGCCCCCCGCGCCGGCGGGCGCTCGCGCGAGGAAGGGTCGGTGCTGGGCGGGCTGGGCGCGCTCCTGGACGGCGACAACTAG
- a CDS encoding prolyl oligopeptidase family serine peptidase — protein MRTPSLRTALRVWLSCAAAGSVAASALGAQGTPANPYTAVSRWTPPALPAGKKPITQDTYDEWRSIAGGATLSNDGKWAVYTVSPVVGEGELVVRATAGNTEYRAARGYTGRPQLQPAADSAARFSAAPAQVSADSRFVVFVTYPPKADVERARMRRGTPQPRNGMGILNLADGTVTRVPNVRSFRLARNGGRFLAYQLEDTTAAAGRGAGGANGAGAAGANAAPAGPRRDYGTTLVLRDLAAGTDTRIEGVTNFTFDENEKVLAYTVTTRDGANNGAFVRTLASGAVTTLLAGTGTYRSLTIDRAGAQVAFLSDNGDTTRTPKMSVYYASLTPAKGKTVAARTLVAAKDAPAGLMIADRGALSFTREGTAVLFSLGNPPLDSIPADSLIDKAVYDLWHWKDAAIMPQQKLTAARDRNRTYTAIYTLAANKWTQLSNDSLRVTVSPDGKRVLAVNALEYAIPQFWGEGASDVFLIDPLTGARTPVVKKIDGNAQLSPTGAYVTWFADGHWQSYNVATGKTVNLTAKLPVKLMEEDFDSPDIPPPYGVGGWTNGDKRFLVYDRFDVWELDPAGVVAPRNLTEGEGRRAGMTFRVVDLDREEPGLDPAQPLYLRAVDTLTKASGYWRDKLGVESKPEKIVMADKALNGLQKARNAEQYLLTQSTYREFPDLWTGTAIASTTKISNVNPQESQYPRGTVELMSWTNGDGIPLRGMLYKPENFDPSKQWPMVVYYYEKLTDGLHGYVAPTGRNVVNPMVYNSLGYLVFEPDIIYTEGQPGLSAAKAIIPGVQALVAKGFVDPKRIGITGQSWGGYQTAYLITVTNLFAAAVPNATVVNMTSAYGGIRWESGLARTFQYEHTQSRIGGSLWQYPERYMENSPLFHLDRVTTPVLFMANDNDGAVPWYQGIEFYVAMRRLQKEAYMVSYNGDGHNPTKTANQKDIDKKMQEFFGVKLLGQDPPSWMVRGIPFLEKGRDQVKMTTPAPRGTTPAGPTGGK, from the coding sequence ATGCGAACTCCCTCGTTGCGCACCGCCCTCCGCGTCTGGTTGTCGTGCGCCGCGGCCGGTTCGGTCGCCGCCTCCGCCCTTGGCGCGCAGGGTACGCCCGCCAATCCGTACACGGCGGTGTCCCGTTGGACGCCACCGGCTCTGCCGGCCGGCAAGAAGCCGATCACGCAGGACACCTACGACGAGTGGCGCAGCATCGCCGGCGGTGCCACGCTCTCCAACGACGGCAAGTGGGCCGTCTACACGGTGAGCCCGGTGGTGGGCGAAGGGGAACTGGTCGTGCGCGCGACGGCCGGCAACACCGAGTACCGCGCCGCGCGCGGCTACACCGGCCGGCCGCAGCTCCAGCCCGCCGCCGACTCGGCGGCCCGGTTCAGCGCCGCGCCGGCGCAGGTGAGTGCCGACTCGCGCTTCGTGGTCTTCGTGACGTATCCGCCCAAGGCCGATGTGGAGCGCGCCCGCATGCGGCGCGGCACGCCCCAGCCGCGCAACGGGATGGGCATCCTGAATCTCGCCGACGGCACCGTGACCCGCGTGCCAAACGTGCGGAGCTTCCGCCTCGCCCGGAATGGCGGGCGCTTTCTGGCCTATCAGCTGGAAGACACCACGGCCGCGGCTGGGCGTGGCGCGGGTGGGGCCAACGGTGCCGGCGCGGCCGGAGCGAACGCCGCCCCCGCCGGGCCGCGCCGCGACTACGGCACCACGCTCGTGCTGCGTGATCTGGCTGCTGGCACCGACACGCGCATCGAGGGCGTAACCAACTTCACCTTCGACGAGAACGAGAAGGTGCTCGCCTACACGGTGACCACGCGCGACGGGGCCAACAACGGCGCATTCGTGCGTACCCTCGCGTCGGGCGCGGTCACCACGCTGCTCGCGGGGACCGGGACCTACCGGAGCCTCACAATCGATCGCGCCGGTGCGCAGGTGGCGTTCCTCTCGGACAATGGCGATACCACGCGCACGCCCAAGATGTCGGTGTACTACGCGTCGCTCACGCCCGCCAAGGGCAAGACGGTCGCCGCCCGCACCCTCGTCGCGGCCAAGGACGCGCCGGCCGGCCTGATGATTGCCGATCGGGGCGCGCTGAGCTTCACCCGCGAAGGGACGGCGGTGCTCTTTTCGCTCGGGAACCCGCCCCTGGACTCCATTCCGGCCGACTCGCTCATCGACAAGGCCGTGTATGACCTGTGGCACTGGAAGGACGCGGCCATCATGCCGCAGCAGAAGCTGACCGCGGCGCGCGATCGCAACCGCACCTACACCGCGATCTACACGCTCGCCGCCAACAAGTGGACGCAGCTCTCGAATGACTCGCTGCGCGTAACTGTGAGCCCCGACGGCAAGCGCGTGCTCGCGGTGAACGCCTTGGAGTACGCCATCCCGCAGTTCTGGGGCGAAGGCGCGAGCGATGTGTTCCTGATCGATCCGCTCACCGGCGCGCGGACGCCGGTCGTCAAGAAGATCGACGGCAATGCGCAGCTCTCACCGACCGGGGCGTACGTCACCTGGTTCGCGGACGGGCACTGGCAGTCGTACAACGTGGCGACGGGCAAGACCGTGAATCTCACGGCCAAGCTGCCGGTCAAGCTGATGGAGGAGGACTTCGATTCTCCCGACATTCCGCCCCCCTACGGCGTCGGGGGCTGGACGAATGGGGATAAGCGCTTCCTCGTCTACGATCGCTTCGATGTCTGGGAGCTCGATCCGGCGGGCGTCGTGGCGCCGCGCAATCTCACCGAGGGCGAGGGCCGTCGCGCCGGGATGACCTTCCGGGTCGTCGACCTCGATCGCGAGGAGCCCGGGCTCGATCCGGCGCAGCCGCTCTATCTGCGCGCCGTGGATACGCTCACCAAGGCCAGCGGCTACTGGCGCGACAAGCTCGGCGTGGAGAGCAAGCCCGAGAAGATTGTCATGGCCGACAAGGCGCTCAACGGGCTGCAGAAGGCGCGCAACGCCGAGCAGTACCTCCTCACGCAGAGCACCTATCGCGAGTTCCCGGATCTCTGGACGGGGACGGCGATTGCGAGCACGACGAAGATCTCCAACGTGAACCCACAGGAGTCCCAGTATCCGCGCGGCACGGTGGAACTCATGAGTTGGACCAACGGCGACGGCATCCCACTGCGCGGCATGCTCTACAAGCCCGAGAACTTCGATCCGTCGAAGCAGTGGCCCATGGTCGTCTACTACTACGAGAAGCTCACCGACGGGCTGCATGGCTACGTGGCGCCGACCGGGCGCAATGTCGTGAACCCGATGGTCTACAACAGCCTCGGGTATCTCGTCTTCGAGCCGGACATCATCTACACCGAAGGGCAGCCCGGACTGAGCGCCGCGAAGGCGATCATTCCCGGGGTGCAGGCGCTCGTGGCGAAGGGCTTCGTGGATCCCAAGCGCATCGGCATCACCGGCCAGTCGTGGGGCGGCTACCAGACGGCGTACCTCATCACGGTGACCAACCTGTTCGCCGCCGCCGTGCCCAATGCGACCGTGGTGAACATGACCAGCGCCTACGGTGGCATCCGGTGGGAGTCGGGGCTCGCGCGGACCTTCCAGTACGAGCACACGCAGAGCCGCATTGGCGGGTCGCTCTGGCAGTATCCGGAGCGGTATATGGAAAACTCGCCGCTCTTCCACCTCGACCGGGTCACGACGCCCGTGCTGTTCATGGCGAACGACAATGACGGGGCGGTACCATGGTACCAGGGGATCGAGTTCTACGTCGCCATGCGCCGCCTGCAGAAGGAGGCCTACATGGTGTCGTACAACGGCGACGGGCATAATCCCACGAAGACCGCCAATCAGAAGGACATCGACAAGAAGATGCAGGAGTTCTTCGGGGTGAAACTCCTCGGGCAGGATCCCCCGTCATGGATGGTGCGCGGCATCCCGTTCCTCGAGAAGGGCCGCGATCAGGTGAAGATGACCACACCGGCTCCGCGCGGCACGACGCCCGCGGGCCCTACCGGAGGCAAGTGA
- a CDS encoding YIP1 family protein — MNRPTMTPPSLGNVFEDMLEVLWAPSTVFERSQYRTFGKYMLVIFLVCAVVTVIAARLTGPWLDAMFDLSMQQAAASGRSIPPEAMASARKFGSIGFYFSPLFVVVLGGFFSGLMLLLGSKIVQAPVAYGQAVLIAVLGSMPRILGLLSSAVMGLVLDGDKARSLYDLSIGPARFLDPTKVSPVLMQLLAGVDLFNLWQLVIFGVGISVAARVARSTGFVAALVAWVLGTALPILPTLLTR; from the coding sequence ATGAACCGACCGACGATGACGCCCCCGAGCTTGGGCAACGTGTTCGAAGACATGCTCGAAGTCCTCTGGGCGCCATCGACGGTATTCGAGCGGTCGCAGTATCGGACGTTCGGGAAGTACATGCTGGTGATCTTTCTGGTGTGCGCGGTGGTCACGGTCATCGCCGCCAGGCTGACCGGACCATGGCTCGACGCCATGTTCGACTTGTCGATGCAGCAGGCGGCGGCGAGTGGCCGGAGCATTCCGCCGGAGGCGATGGCCTCGGCGCGGAAGTTCGGCAGTATCGGCTTCTATTTTTCGCCGCTCTTTGTCGTGGTGTTGGGTGGTTTCTTCAGCGGCCTGATGCTGCTGCTCGGCAGCAAGATCGTGCAGGCGCCGGTGGCGTATGGTCAGGCGGTCCTCATCGCCGTGCTCGGTTCGATGCCGCGCATCCTCGGGCTGCTCTCCTCGGCGGTCATGGGCCTCGTGCTCGATGGCGACAAGGCGCGGTCGTTGTACGACCTGTCCATCGGGCCGGCGCGCTTCCTCGATCCGACGAAGGTCTCCCCCGTCCTGATGCAGCTGCTGGCCGGCGTGGATCTCTTCAACCTGTGGCAGCTGGTGATCTTTGGCGTGGGCATCTCCGTCGCCGCGCGGGTGGCACGGTCGACCGGTTTCGTCGCCGCCCTGGTGGCCTGGGTGCTCGGAACGGCCCTGCCGATCCTGCCGACCTTGCTGACTCGCTGA
- a CDS encoding sulfite exporter TauE/SafE family protein, with protein MQLDAKQWLLGGLALMTLYHIATLWAGLKGKADARPTPLLIGIGFVTNFFDTLGIGSFATTTALFRATKTVPDDEIPGTLNAGHTMATLVQALIFTQAVDVEPVTLIGMIAAAAAGAWVGASFVGRWPIQRIRLGMGICLLGAAAMFLAQALAILPGGGVATGVTGLKLAIALGVNFGLGVLMTIGIGLYGPCMLLVSLLGMDPKVAFPVMMGSCAFLMPTAATQFIKLGRIHRPAVLSMIVGGLPAVLIAVYVVKSMDISTVRWLVAAVVTYTAITLLRSARTPAPEAAIA; from the coding sequence ATGCAACTCGACGCCAAGCAGTGGCTGCTTGGAGGGCTCGCTTTGATGACCCTCTACCACATCGCGACGCTCTGGGCGGGGCTCAAGGGGAAGGCTGATGCCCGGCCCACGCCGCTGCTCATCGGCATCGGCTTCGTGACGAACTTCTTCGACACGCTTGGCATCGGATCCTTCGCCACGACCACGGCACTCTTCCGCGCCACGAAGACGGTGCCGGATGACGAGATCCCGGGCACGCTGAATGCCGGCCACACCATGGCCACGCTGGTGCAGGCGCTGATCTTCACGCAGGCGGTGGATGTCGAGCCGGTCACCCTCATCGGCATGATCGCCGCCGCGGCCGCCGGCGCGTGGGTGGGAGCCTCGTTCGTCGGTCGGTGGCCCATCCAGCGCATCCGCCTCGGCATGGGCATCTGTCTCCTCGGCGCGGCCGCGATGTTCCTCGCGCAGGCCCTGGCCATCCTCCCAGGCGGCGGCGTCGCCACTGGGGTCACCGGCCTCAAGCTCGCCATCGCGCTCGGCGTGAACTTCGGGCTCGGTGTGCTCATGACCATCGGCATCGGCCTCTACGGCCCCTGCATGCTGCTCGTCAGCCTGCTCGGCATGGACCCCAAGGTCGCCTTCCCGGTCATGATGGGGAGCTGCGCCTTCCTCATGCCCACCGCGGCCACGCAGTTCATCAAGCTCGGGCGCATTCACCGCCCGGCCGTCCTCAGCATGATCGTCGGCGGCCTGCCGGCCGTGCTCATCGCGGTCTACGTGGTGAAGTCCATGGACATCTCCACGGTGCGCTGGCTGGTGGCGGCCGTGGTGACGTATACGGCCATCACGCTCCTGCGCAGTGCGAGGACACCCGCACCGGAGGCGGCAATAGCGTGA
- a CDS encoding VTT domain-containing protein yields MTLTRGVPSFHADCSTSSRLDVCLEFLTEFIHRLRDLPALVQWAGYVGLTAIIFAETGLLVGFFLPGDSLLVTAGLLAADPSFGLNVWLLGAILTVAAIVGDTVGYNVGKATGPRIFTREDSLLFNKKHLLRAQAFYEKHGGQTIILARFMPIVRTFAPVVAGVGRMNYRSFLMYNVVGGVAWIWSMLLIGFALARTVPAVAKHVEKVILVVVFLSILPGIIAWLKERRRAAPSA; encoded by the coding sequence TTGACCCTGACCAGAGGGGTGCCGAGCTTTCACGCCGATTGCTCGACCTCCTCCCGCCTGGACGTTTGCTTGGAATTTCTGACCGAGTTCATCCATCGCCTGCGTGATCTCCCCGCCCTGGTACAGTGGGCGGGATACGTTGGGCTGACGGCCATCATTTTCGCCGAAACGGGGCTGCTGGTCGGCTTCTTCCTGCCGGGCGACTCCCTGCTTGTCACCGCCGGCCTCCTCGCCGCCGATCCCAGCTTTGGGCTGAATGTGTGGCTGCTCGGGGCGATTCTCACCGTGGCGGCGATCGTGGGCGACACGGTGGGCTACAACGTGGGCAAGGCCACCGGACCGCGCATCTTCACGCGCGAAGACTCCCTGCTCTTCAACAAGAAGCACCTGCTGCGAGCCCAGGCGTTCTACGAGAAGCACGGCGGCCAGACGATCATCCTCGCCCGGTTCATGCCCATCGTGCGCACCTTCGCCCCGGTCGTGGCCGGGGTGGGGCGCATGAACTACCGCTCGTTCCTCATGTACAACGTAGTGGGCGGCGTGGCGTGGATCTGGAGCATGCTGCTCATCGGCTTTGCGCTGGCCCGGACGGTCCCGGCCGTGGCCAAGCACGTGGAGAAGGTGATTCTCGTGGTCGTGTTCCTGTCGATCCTGCCCGGCATCATTGCCTGGCTCAAGGAGCGACGCCGCGCGGCCCCCTCGGCGTAG
- the speA gene encoding biosynthetic arginine decarboxylase — protein sequence MATRIQPIVAPPVSEPWSVESARTLYNVEGWGAGYFDVNDRGHVIVRPDPDHPERTMDLRVLAEDLEGQGIQLPVLLRFSDILKSRIETLSERFAQAIKEFDYTGGYTAVYPIKVNQQRHVVEEIVRFGKTHGVGLECGSKPELQAVLGLSESTEHLIVCNGYKDHEFMRLALMGQKLGHKVFIVLEQVSELDVLLEVADELGVQPCAGVRIKLASEGAGRWAQSGGEKSKFGLSSAELIKLIDKLQAANRLDILKLIHFHLGSQITDIRFIKSGLQEVARFYLELRSLGVDISHVDVGGGLGIDYDGTNSTNNASVNYTLQEYANDVIYTIAEACREAELPMPHIISESGRALTAHHALLLLKVIDVESLAEQPVPALHDDDHSLLHEMHEDWRTLTEREPKTRKVLEVFHDVSYDKERARQYFNSGVLNLRGLAKAEVLWLASMNAIYRIAKADPDTYEDILPELESSLVDRYFCNFSLFQSLPDSWAIDQLFPIMPIHRLLEEPVRRGTLQDVTCDSDGKIDRFVGDKNGRPSLELHEFRDGEDYILGIFLTGAYQEILGDLHNLFGDTNAVHIRLNDKGGYDITDLVEGDTVTEVLNYVQFGASQLLATFRRKVNGTNTISREEANTFIAEFVAGLEGYTYLEGEAAR from the coding sequence ATGGCTACCCGTATCCAGCCCATCGTCGCGCCGCCTGTGAGCGAGCCCTGGTCCGTTGAGTCCGCCCGCACTCTCTACAACGTGGAGGGGTGGGGCGCCGGCTATTTCGACGTCAACGACCGCGGGCATGTCATTGTGCGCCCCGATCCGGATCATCCGGAGCGCACGATGGATCTGCGCGTCCTCGCCGAAGATCTCGAAGGGCAGGGCATCCAGTTGCCGGTGCTGCTGCGCTTCTCCGACATCCTCAAGTCGCGCATCGAAACGCTCAGCGAGCGCTTCGCGCAGGCGATCAAGGAGTTCGACTACACGGGCGGGTATACCGCCGTGTATCCGATCAAGGTGAACCAGCAGCGGCATGTCGTCGAAGAGATCGTGCGCTTCGGCAAGACGCACGGCGTGGGGCTCGAGTGCGGCTCCAAGCCGGAATTGCAGGCGGTGCTGGGGCTCTCCGAAAGCACCGAGCACCTGATCGTCTGCAACGGCTACAAGGACCACGAGTTCATGCGCCTGGCCCTCATGGGGCAGAAGCTCGGGCACAAGGTCTTCATCGTGCTCGAGCAGGTCAGCGAACTCGATGTGCTGCTCGAGGTGGCCGACGAACTGGGCGTGCAGCCGTGCGCGGGCGTGCGCATCAAGCTCGCGAGTGAGGGCGCCGGTCGCTGGGCCCAGAGCGGCGGCGAGAAGAGCAAGTTCGGCCTCAGCTCGGCCGAACTGATCAAGCTGATCGACAAGCTGCAGGCCGCGAATCGCCTCGACATCCTCAAGCTGATCCACTTCCATCTCGGCAGCCAGATCACCGACATCCGCTTCATCAAGTCGGGGCTGCAGGAAGTGGCGCGCTTCTATCTCGAGTTGCGCTCGCTCGGCGTGGACATCTCCCACGTGGACGTGGGCGGTGGCCTCGGTATCGACTACGACGGCACCAACTCCACGAACAATGCGAGCGTGAACTACACGCTGCAGGAGTACGCCAACGACGTGATCTATACGATCGCCGAGGCGTGCCGTGAAGCCGAGCTCCCGATGCCGCACATCATCAGCGAATCGGGGCGCGCGCTCACGGCGCATCACGCGCTGCTGTTGCTCAAGGTGATCGATGTGGAGTCGCTCGCCGAGCAGCCCGTGCCGGCGCTGCACGACGACGATCACTCGCTGTTGCACGAAATGCACGAAGACTGGCGCACGCTCACCGAGCGGGAGCCCAAGACCCGCAAGGTGCTGGAAGTCTTCCACGATGTGTCGTACGACAAGGAGCGGGCGCGGCAGTACTTCAACTCCGGCGTGCTCAACTTGCGCGGTCTCGCGAAGGCGGAGGTGCTCTGGCTCGCCAGTATGAATGCGATCTATCGCATCGCCAAGGCGGACCCGGACACCTACGAAGACATTCTCCCCGAGCTCGAGTCGAGCCTCGTGGACCGATACTTCTGCAACTTCTCGCTCTTCCAGTCGCTCCCCGACAGCTGGGCCATCGACCAGCTCTTCCCGATCATGCCGATTCACCGGCTGCTCGAAGAGCCGGTCCGGCGCGGCACGCTGCAGGATGTGACCTGTGACTCCGACGGCAAGATCGATCGCTTCGTCGGGGACAAGAACGGTCGCCCGAGCCTGGAACTGCACGAATTCCGGGACGGGGAAGACTATATCCTCGGCATCTTCCTGACCGGCGCGTACCAGGAAATCCTTGGTGACCTCCACAACCTGTTCGGTGATACGAACGCGGTGCACATTCGCCTGAACGACAAGGGCGGCTACGACATCACCGACCTCGTGGAAGGGGACACGGTCACCGAAGTCCTCAACTACGTCCAGTTCGGGGCCTCGCAACTCCTGGCCACGTTCCGCCGTAAGGTGAACGGCACGAACACCATTTCGCGCGAGGAGGCCAACACCTTCATCGCCGAGTTCGTGGCGGGTCTGGAAGGGTACACCTATCTCGAAGGAGAGGCTGCGCGATGA